A genomic window from Pseudogulbenkiania sp. MAI-1 includes:
- a CDS encoding EAL domain-containing protein, producing MPQPNLLSPAAGGLSLRAKLALAFATMIGLTLAVSLVSLRSDYRTLSALKSYLDTEQHIAERSLRSKAAMNKARRYEKDFLLKVREFGFHEAKSRYATLLQNEIAQIRENMAAIRQLWNDPATVRETREIERLASGYESGFMQVVERYGRLGRMDSDLEGELRTKAHEIEAIVEQHDLPRLTIDLLTLRRHEKDFLLRDQDKYVVALQATADRFKAEAEFARLPPPLRARLGRLLDSYVVSFQRYARITEEINAGTERYLATVNTVEPLLDHLYASTVDSAAATLSQTQELARASTATAIGSGLAALLLGTLVAALISRNINHSVRRCMDFAVRIGRGDLSMRLPPDGGHEFTVLSHALNDMADALWKNQAAVTRLNRTLRVLSECNKALVRADEESTLLDDICRHIVDIGGYRLAFVAYAPPEQTTAWQRVAHAASGEGPGILPEEGDTGPTSAAIRTGRTIISHDLPPGGGVAAAISLPLTAAARVLGALTLYSEDPLAFDAEEVALLHELADDLAFGIAALRTGKARQRAEEALRLRERAIESSRNGIVITDLGLPDTPIVYVNPAFERITGYTAAEAIGRNDRFLLGEDQEQRALEEIHAARREQRAGQAELRHYRKDGSLFWNELTVAPVHDEEGRVTHLVSVLSDITERKSYEAQLEHQATHDALTGLANRNLLRDRLRQAMLHAQRAGRLVAVLLLDLDRFKLVNDSLGHDNGDVLLVATAARLLGCVRLTDTVARLGGDEFVILLTDLSRVDDAVPIVRNILAALAQPGTLAERELCLSGSIGISVYPGDGESEEQLLKHADAAMYQAKAQGRNGFCFYAPDINAKTMRDMELEVRLRHALEREEFVLHYQPKADLPSGRIVGMEALIRWQAPDLGMVSPAEFIPVAEESGLIFPIGEWVLRTACTQVKAWQDAGLAVGRVAVNLSACQFRQHDLVERVQRILRETRLDATLLELELTESMMVDEPDRAVLMLQELRAIGLHLSLDDFGTGSSNLSYLRRFPIDTLKIDQSFVRDIMSSPDDRLIAVAVISLAHSLKRRVIAEGVETREQLHYLREHGCDEMQGYYLSRPLPASQFETLLREGHRLPRPAQSALAPASAYHPADDTPRVY from the coding sequence ATGCCCCAGCCCAACCTCCTCTCACCCGCCGCGGGGGGCTTGAGCCTGCGGGCCAAACTGGCGCTGGCGTTCGCCACGATGATCGGCCTGACGCTGGCTGTCAGCCTGGTCTCCTTGCGCAGCGACTACCGCACCTTGTCCGCTCTCAAGTCTTATCTGGACACCGAGCAACACATCGCTGAACGCAGTTTGAGAAGCAAGGCAGCAATGAACAAGGCCCGCCGCTACGAGAAGGACTTCCTGTTGAAGGTGCGGGAGTTCGGCTTCCACGAGGCCAAGTCCCGTTATGCAACGCTGCTGCAAAACGAGATCGCCCAGATCCGCGAGAACATGGCTGCGATCCGCCAACTGTGGAACGATCCGGCCACGGTTCGGGAGACGCGAGAGATCGAACGACTCGCCAGTGGCTACGAGTCCGGCTTCATGCAGGTGGTCGAACGCTACGGCCGCCTCGGCCGGATGGACTCGGACCTGGAAGGCGAGTTACGCACTAAGGCGCATGAGATCGAAGCCATCGTGGAGCAGCATGACCTGCCTCGGCTGACGATCGACCTACTGACACTGCGGCGGCACGAGAAGGATTTCCTGTTGCGCGACCAGGACAAGTATGTTGTCGCGCTGCAGGCCACCGCCGACCGCTTCAAGGCCGAGGCCGAGTTTGCCCGCCTGCCACCACCGCTGCGAGCCCGGCTAGGCCGACTGCTTGACAGCTATGTGGTGTCGTTTCAACGCTATGCCCGGATCACGGAGGAAATCAATGCGGGAACGGAGCGCTATCTTGCCACCGTCAACACCGTCGAGCCGCTGCTGGACCACCTCTATGCCTCTACAGTGGACAGCGCCGCCGCCACGTTGAGCCAGACACAGGAGCTGGCGCGTGCCAGCACCGCGACGGCGATCGGCAGCGGCTTGGCCGCGCTGCTGCTTGGCACTCTCGTCGCGGCGCTGATCTCCCGCAACATCAATCATTCCGTGCGCCGCTGCATGGACTTTGCCGTACGCATCGGGCGCGGCGACCTCTCCATGCGACTGCCTCCCGACGGCGGCCACGAGTTTACGGTATTGAGCCACGCGCTGAACGACATGGCCGATGCGCTGTGGAAAAACCAGGCCGCCGTTACACGGCTGAACCGCACGCTGCGAGTGCTGAGCGAGTGCAACAAGGCGCTGGTGCGGGCGGACGAAGAGAGTACGCTGCTCGATGACATCTGTCGCCATATCGTCGACATCGGGGGCTACCGCCTGGCCTTCGTCGCCTACGCCCCCCCGGAGCAGACCACCGCGTGGCAACGGGTTGCCCACGCGGCCAGCGGAGAAGGGCCGGGGATCCTGCCGGAGGAGGGAGACACCGGACCGACCAGCGCCGCCATCCGGACGGGCCGGACCATCATCAGCCACGACCTGCCGCCCGGGGGTGGCGTGGCGGCGGCCATATCCCTGCCGCTGACCGCTGCCGCCCGGGTGCTCGGCGCCTTGACCCTGTACTCGGAGGACCCGCTGGCCTTCGATGCCGAGGAAGTAGCCCTGTTGCACGAACTGGCCGACGATCTGGCCTTCGGTATCGCGGCGCTGCGTACCGGCAAGGCCCGCCAGCGGGCCGAAGAGGCCCTGCGCCTGCGCGAGCGGGCGATCGAGTCCAGCCGCAACGGCATCGTCATTACCGATCTCGGCCTGCCGGACACCCCTATCGTCTATGTCAATCCGGCGTTCGAACGCATCACCGGTTACACCGCGGCCGAGGCCATCGGGCGCAACGACCGCTTCCTGCTGGGCGAGGACCAGGAGCAGCGGGCCCTGGAGGAGATTCACGCCGCGCGGCGAGAACAGCGCGCCGGCCAGGCCGAACTGCGCCATTACCGCAAGGACGGCTCACTGTTCTGGAACGAACTGACCGTGGCACCGGTTCATGACGAGGAAGGGAGGGTCACCCACCTGGTGAGCGTGCTCAGCGACATCACCGAACGCAAATCCTACGAGGCACAACTGGAACATCAGGCCACCCACGACGCACTGACCGGGCTGGCCAACCGCAACCTGCTGAGGGACCGCCTGCGCCAGGCCATGCTGCACGCGCAGCGTGCCGGGCGGCTGGTAGCCGTGCTGCTGCTCGATCTGGACCGTTTCAAGCTGGTCAACGACAGTCTCGGCCATGACAATGGCGACGTGCTGCTGGTGGCCACCGCCGCGCGGCTGCTGGGATGCGTGCGACTCACCGATACGGTGGCCCGTCTGGGCGGTGACGAATTCGTGATTCTCCTCACCGACCTATCCCGTGTTGATGACGCGGTACCGATAGTACGCAATATACTGGCAGCCTTGGCCCAACCCGGAACGCTTGCCGAACGGGAGCTGTGTCTGAGCGGAAGCATCGGTATCAGCGTCTACCCCGGCGACGGGGAGTCGGAAGAGCAGTTGCTGAAACATGCCGATGCCGCGATGTACCAGGCAAAAGCACAAGGGCGCAACGGCTTCTGTTTCTACGCTCCGGACATCAATGCCAAGACCATGCGGGACATGGAGCTGGAGGTGCGCCTGCGCCATGCGCTTGAGCGGGAGGAGTTCGTGCTCCACTACCAGCCCAAGGCGGACTTGCCCAGCGGTCGCATCGTCGGCATGGAGGCACTGATTCGCTGGCAGGCTCCGGATCTGGGCATGGTTTCTCCGGCGGAATTCATCCCGGTGGCGGAAGAAAGCGGCCTGATTTTCCCCATCGGCGAGTGGGTGCTGCGCACCGCCTGTACGCAAGTCAAGGCTTGGCAGGACGCCGGACTGGCGGTGGGGCGGGTTGCCGTCAACCTGTCCGCCTGCCAATTCCGCCAGCACGACCTGGTCGAGAGGGTGCAGCGCATCCTGCGGGAAACCCGCCTGGACGCAACGCTGCTGGAGCTGGAACTGACCGAAAGCATGATGGTGGACGAACCCGACCGGGCGGTGCTCATGCTGCAGGAACTGAGAGCCATCGGGTTGCACTTGTCGCTGGACGATTTCGGCACCGGTTCGTCCAACCTGAGTTACCTCAGACGCTTCCCCATCGACACGCTGAAGATAGACCAGTCGTTCGTGCGGGACATCATGAGCAGCCCCGACGACAGGCTGATCGCCGTGGCCGTGATCTCGCTGGCACACAGCCTCAAGCGCAGGGTGATCGCCGAAGGCGTGGAGACCCGGGAACAGCTTCACTACCTGCGCGAACACGGTTGTGACGAAATGCAGGGCTATTATCTGAGCCGCCCTTTACCGGCCAGTCAGTTCGAGACCCTGCTGCGGGAGGGGCACCGGCTACCTCGGCCGGCACAGAGTGCCCTCGCTCCCGCTTCCGCCTATCACCCGGCCGACGACACGCCTCGTGTCTACTAG
- a CDS encoding site-specific recombinase yields the protein MDTLLRTLADSQQHSPTTLLATLIDLIRPAHPSDSAQAIKNVRALSYLLEQRPDYRANLRRCLLRQLGDTRQIQLYTDVGILSNEGFFSSMKTRIGERLLPPPKNPGYLKDVFSQLFRDKRDYQWVQELPQEVCGDLWRALHWEEETDTDALAHTRWQLLEAVQVLSSRIVAIGLEPELVRVHPDIERFESPFLHLNAEVFRFVEGQRHAAMDHSEADEDEKHILVLLEQCEGIVLRIRKNASRYGISVGLTYHLQRLRQHIHRLRQVLTLLTPGYDPVAEPTLFRLTGELVRADNRRHKLSDLFTSNIELLALQVTEHAGQRGEHYIAESRKEWLGMAKAAMGAGLIVGFMALIKLTLAQAHLPLLVEGMAFGLNYAFGFMLIQLLHFTIATKQPAMTAARLAAAIHTPNGGKAQLSELTELVVSVFRTQFIAIVGNVAMAIPVAWAIAEGWKQLFGAQAVSVAKAQHLLHDIDPLASLSLFHAAIAGVYLFLAGLIAGYYDNMAIYRRIPERLAALPWLNRLLGERRTRRVAEYVEHNLGALAGNFYFGLFLGLTGTIGVLLGLPIDIRHITFASANLAFAAVGLDYVMSWQTLVWSVLGIGLIGLLNLLVSFNLALWVALRSRKLTLRDALPLLPAVGRHFLRRPLDFFWPPRRPAGEEEDMAEVLETSQR from the coding sequence ATGGATACCTTGCTGCGTACGCTGGCCGACAGTCAGCAGCATTCCCCGACGACTTTGCTGGCCACCCTGATCGACCTGATCCGGCCAGCCCATCCTTCCGACAGCGCACAGGCGATCAAGAACGTGCGCGCACTGAGCTACCTGCTGGAGCAGCGCCCCGACTACCGCGCCAACCTGCGGCGCTGCCTGCTGCGGCAACTGGGTGATACGCGCCAGATTCAGCTCTATACCGACGTCGGCATCTTGTCGAACGAGGGGTTCTTCTCGTCGATGAAGACCCGCATCGGCGAACGGCTGCTGCCGCCGCCGAAGAATCCCGGCTACCTGAAGGACGTGTTCAGCCAGCTGTTCCGTGACAAACGCGACTACCAGTGGGTGCAGGAGCTGCCGCAGGAGGTCTGTGGCGACCTGTGGCGTGCGCTGCACTGGGAGGAGGAAACCGACACCGACGCCCTCGCCCATACCCGCTGGCAACTGCTGGAGGCGGTGCAGGTGCTGTCCTCGCGCATCGTGGCGATCGGTCTGGAACCGGAGCTGGTGCGGGTACATCCGGACATCGAGCGCTTCGAGTCGCCATTCCTCCACCTGAACGCCGAGGTGTTCCGCTTCGTCGAGGGCCAGCGCCACGCCGCAATGGATCACAGCGAGGCTGACGAGGACGAGAAGCACATCCTGGTGCTCTTGGAGCAGTGCGAGGGCATCGTGCTGCGTATCCGCAAGAACGCCTCGCGCTACGGCATCTCGGTCGGCCTGACTTACCACCTGCAGCGACTGCGCCAGCACATCCACCGCCTGCGCCAGGTGTTGACGCTGCTGACGCCGGGCTACGACCCGGTGGCCGAGCCGACGCTGTTCCGGCTCACGGGCGAACTGGTGCGCGCCGACAATCGCCGCCACAAACTGTCCGACCTGTTCACGTCGAACATCGAGCTGTTGGCGCTGCAGGTGACCGAGCATGCCGGCCAGCGCGGCGAGCATTACATCGCCGAGAGCCGCAAGGAGTGGCTGGGCATGGCCAAGGCCGCGATGGGGGCCGGGCTGATCGTCGGCTTCATGGCGCTGATCAAGCTAACCCTGGCGCAGGCCCACCTGCCCTTGCTGGTAGAGGGGATGGCCTTCGGTCTGAACTATGCCTTCGGCTTCATGCTGATCCAGCTGCTGCACTTCACCATCGCCACCAAGCAACCGGCGATGACCGCGGCGCGCCTGGCCGCCGCCATCCATACCCCGAACGGCGGTAAGGCGCAGTTGAGCGAGCTGACGGAGCTGGTGGTGAGCGTGTTCCGCACGCAGTTCATCGCCATCGTCGGCAACGTGGCGATGGCGATCCCGGTGGCATGGGCGATCGCCGAGGGCTGGAAGCAGCTATTCGGCGCCCAGGCGGTGAGCGTGGCCAAGGCGCAGCATCTGTTGCACGACATCGACCCGCTGGCGAGCCTGTCGCTGTTCCATGCGGCGATTGCCGGGGTGTACTTGTTCCTGGCCGGGCTGATCGCCGGTTATTACGACAATATGGCGATCTACCGGCGCATCCCGGAGCGGCTGGCCGCCCTGCCCTGGCTCAACCGCCTGCTCGGCGAGCGCCGCACGCGCCGCGTCGCCGAGTACGTGGAGCACAACCTGGGAGCGCTGGCGGGGAACTTCTATTTTGGCCTGTTTCTCGGCCTGACCGGCACCATCGGCGTGCTGCTGGGGCTACCAATCGACATCCGCCACATCACCTTCGCGTCGGCCAACCTGGCGTTCGCGGCGGTCGGCCTCGACTACGTGATGAGCTGGCAGACGCTGGTATGGTCGGTGCTGGGCATCGGGCTGATCGGCCTCCTCAACCTGCTGGTGAGCTTCAACCTGGCGCTGTGGGTGGCGCTGCGCTCGCGCAAGCTGACGCTGCGCGACGCCCTGCCGCTGCTACCGGCGGTGGGGCGCCACTTCCTGCGCCGGCCACTGGACTTCTTCTGGCCGCCGCGCCGGCCAGCTGGCGAAGAGGAGGACATGGCCGAGGTGTTGGAAACGAGCCAGCGCTAA
- the narJ gene encoding nitrate reductase molybdenum cofactor assembly chaperone: MKHFKALSALLSYPEPELLDALPEIRLVLAEADLAGHTAPLLAELEADELVALQEKYVLVFDRNPSHSLHLFEHIHGEDRARGQAMVDLMEEYKAHGYEMVSSELPDYLPLFLEFLSQTDADEAARLLSDAVHVVAHVADRLREHGSVYAGVLDAVVALSPVAPEPLTVPPVRDMDEALETFGPGVDGVEPLLTPTLRPQIAPVNFYPQRPRA; this comes from the coding sequence ATGAAACACTTCAAGGCCCTGTCGGCGCTGCTGAGCTACCCGGAGCCGGAACTGCTCGACGCGCTGCCGGAAATCCGCTTGGTGCTGGCCGAAGCCGACTTGGCCGGCCACACGGCGCCGCTGCTGGCCGAGCTGGAAGCGGACGAGCTGGTCGCGCTGCAGGAGAAGTACGTGCTGGTGTTCGACCGCAACCCGTCGCACTCGCTGCACCTGTTCGAGCACATCCACGGTGAGGACAGGGCGCGCGGCCAGGCCATGGTCGACCTGATGGAAGAGTACAAGGCGCACGGCTACGAGATGGTCAGCAGCGAGCTGCCGGACTACCTGCCGCTGTTCCTCGAGTTCCTGTCGCAGACCGACGCCGACGAGGCCGCACGGCTTCTGTCCGACGCCGTGCACGTGGTCGCCCACGTGGCCGACCGCTTGCGCGAGCACGGCAGCGTCTACGCCGGCGTGCTCGATGCCGTGGTGGCGCTGTCGCCGGTGGCGCCCGAGCCACTGACGGTGCCGCCGGTGCGTGACATGGACGAGGCGCTGGAAACCTTCGGCCCCGGCGTGGACGGTGTCGAGCCCCTGCTCACGCCGACGCTGCGTCCGCAGATCGCCCCGGTCAACTTCTACCCGCAACGGCCGCGTGCCTGA
- the narH gene encoding nitrate reductase subunit beta, with amino-acid sequence MKIRAQIGMVLNLDKCIGCHTCSVTCKNVWTSRDGVEYAWFNNVETKPGIGYPKEWENQDKWKGGWVRRSDGKLEPRQGSRLKILSNIFANPNLPSIDEYYEPFTYDYEHLQNAPEMITPPTARPVSVVTGKKMDKIEWGPNWEDDLGGEFSKRSKDALFEGIQKEMYSAFENTFMMYLPRLCEHCLNPACVASCPSGSIYKREDDGIVLIDQDKCRGWRMCVSGCPYKKIYYNWTTGKAEKCIFCYPRIEAGQPTVCSETCVGRIRYLGVLLYDADKIEAAASVEDPKSLYEAQLGVFLDPNSPDVIKEAKKQGIPDAWIKSAQKSPVYKMAMEWKVAFPLHPEYRTLPMVWYIPPLSPIQSALENGLIGENGIIPDVKDLRIPIRYLANLLTAGKEEPVLKALETMVAMRRYMRKKSVDKVSDAATLKGTHLKPLQVEEMYRVMAIANYEDRFVIPSSHKEMVENTFDDKASCGFSFGNGCSTGTSEHSLFGKKKATPIVFHDLRRDRKANASK; translated from the coding sequence ATGAAAATCCGAGCCCAAATCGGCATGGTGCTCAACCTCGACAAGTGTATCGGCTGCCACACCTGTTCAGTGACCTGCAAGAACGTCTGGACCAGCCGCGACGGGGTGGAGTACGCCTGGTTCAACAACGTCGAAACCAAGCCCGGCATCGGTTACCCCAAGGAATGGGAAAACCAGGACAAGTGGAAGGGCGGCTGGGTGCGCCGTTCCGACGGCAAGCTGGAACCGCGCCAGGGCAGCCGGCTGAAGATCCTGTCCAACATCTTCGCCAACCCCAACCTGCCGTCCATCGACGAGTACTACGAGCCGTTCACCTACGACTACGAGCACCTGCAGAACGCGCCGGAAATGATCACCCCGCCGACCGCCCGCCCGGTGTCGGTGGTGACCGGCAAGAAGATGGACAAGATCGAATGGGGTCCGAACTGGGAAGACGACCTCGGCGGCGAATTCAGCAAGCGCTCCAAGGACGCGCTGTTCGAAGGCATCCAGAAGGAGATGTACTCGGCCTTCGAGAACACCTTCATGATGTACCTGCCGCGTCTGTGCGAACACTGCCTGAACCCGGCCTGCGTCGCCAGCTGCCCGTCCGGCTCCATCTACAAGCGTGAAGACGACGGCATCGTGCTGATCGACCAGGACAAGTGCCGCGGCTGGCGCATGTGCGTGTCCGGCTGCCCGTACAAGAAGATCTATTACAACTGGACCACCGGCAAGGCCGAGAAGTGCATCTTCTGCTACCCGCGTATCGAAGCCGGTCAGCCGACCGTGTGCTCCGAGACCTGCGTCGGCCGCATCCGCTATCTGGGCGTGCTGCTCTACGACGCCGACAAGATCGAAGCCGCCGCCAGCGTGGAAGACCCGAAGAGCCTGTACGAGGCGCAGCTGGGCGTGTTCCTCGATCCGAACTCTCCGGACGTCATCAAGGAAGCCAAGAAGCAGGGCATTCCGGACGCCTGGATCAAGTCCGCGCAGAAATCGCCGGTGTACAAGATGGCGATGGAGTGGAAGGTCGCCTTCCCGCTGCATCCGGAATACCGCACGCTGCCGATGGTGTGGTACATCCCGCCGCTCTCGCCGATCCAGTCCGCGCTGGAAAACGGCCTGATCGGCGAAAACGGCATCATCCCGGACGTGAAAGACCTGCGCATTCCGATCCGCTATCTCGCCAACCTGCTCACCGCGGGCAAGGAAGAGCCGGTACTCAAGGCTCTGGAAACCATGGTCGCCATGCGCCGCTACATGCGCAAGAAGAGCGTGGACAAGGTCAGCGATGCCGCCACCCTGAAGGGCACGCACCTCAAGCCGCTGCAGGTGGAAGAGATGTACCGCGTGATGGCCATCGCCAACTACGAAGACCGTTTCGTGATCCCGTCCAGCCACAAGGAAATGGTCGAGAACACCTTCGACGACAAGGCGAGCTGCGGCTTCAGCTTCGGCAACGGCTGCTCCACCGGCACCTCCGAGCACAGCCTGTTCGGCAAGAAAAAGGCCACGCCGATCGTGTTCCACGATCTACGCCGCGACCGCAAGGCCAACGCCAGCAAGTGA
- a CDS encoding methyl-accepting chemotaxis protein, with product MLSRLSLAAKLMLLLVPFALVTIGLASMIALERWRGVEQLELSQRQVHTAGLASSLIHALQVERGLSNGYLNAQGSVPAALGEARGKTTEALAAFKAGLAEDEAAGQGSALAASIATLLQQRSSIDARAVAAPAVFAGFSERIEALTGLISQLAKSGQEPAALRETAVLLNVLCEKEFAGRERGFVNGVLVRGAFDQASMSQFDALVAKQEVCAAQARQLASAHFLQQVEALAHSPDGQAVLALRQTLRSQPLGEPAGVTPAQWFADSTRRIAGLKTLQDELLTGMAARLETASRDARTGLRLTIGGTIAALLLLTILAVLIYRGICHPVRRLEGIMTGMSQDLDLSVRARVAGSDEVARMGQAFDHLVESFAATLSQVKHNAHQLVGAADALQAVSGRAANAAETQTESSTEIAAAVEEMASGIAMVKDNTRESQQMVCDMQNSLDTGRARMGETSGVMRDTSAALGRAGESIGQLREKSQSISTIITAIREIADQTNLLALNAAIEAARAGESGRGFAVVADEVRKLAERTAQQTLEITTLVDGIRQETFAAAQLMDSARSQMDLGLERVGLTVSDLDGIHRQASDSALKCEETAAAMQQQTAASADVAQNVARIAALAEDNSTIVHQAAELATQLNQTAGDLVAMVDRFKHEQRG from the coding sequence ATGCTGTCCCGCCTTTCCCTCGCCGCCAAGCTGATGTTGCTGCTGGTTCCCTTCGCCTTGGTGACGATCGGCCTGGCGTCGATGATTGCGCTGGAGCGCTGGCGTGGGGTAGAGCAGCTGGAACTGTCGCAGCGCCAAGTTCACACGGCAGGGCTGGCCAGCAGCCTGATCCACGCCCTGCAGGTGGAGCGCGGCCTGAGCAACGGCTACCTGAACGCGCAAGGCAGTGTGCCGGCGGCGCTGGGCGAGGCGCGAGGCAAGACCACCGAGGCACTGGCCGCCTTCAAGGCCGGTCTGGCCGAAGACGAGGCGGCGGGGCAGGGCAGCGCGCTTGCCGCAAGTATCGCGACGCTGCTGCAACAGCGCTCCTCCATCGACGCCCGTGCCGTGGCCGCTCCGGCGGTGTTCGCCGGGTTTTCCGAGCGGATCGAGGCGCTGACCGGGCTGATCTCGCAGCTGGCCAAGTCCGGCCAGGAACCGGCGGCGTTGCGCGAGACGGCGGTGCTGCTCAACGTGCTGTGCGAGAAGGAGTTCGCCGGCCGCGAGCGCGGCTTCGTCAACGGCGTGCTGGTGCGGGGCGCCTTCGATCAGGCCAGCATGAGCCAGTTCGACGCGCTGGTGGCCAAGCAGGAGGTGTGCGCCGCGCAGGCGCGGCAGCTGGCCTCGGCGCATTTCCTGCAGCAAGTCGAGGCGCTGGCGCACAGCCCGGACGGCCAGGCGGTATTGGCGTTGCGCCAGACCCTGCGCAGCCAGCCGCTCGGTGAGCCGGCCGGCGTGACGCCGGCGCAATGGTTCGCCGACTCCACCCGCCGTATCGCCGGTCTCAAGACCCTGCAGGACGAGTTGCTGACCGGCATGGCCGCCCGTCTCGAGACGGCGAGTCGTGACGCCCGCACGGGCCTGCGACTCACCATCGGCGGCACCATCGCCGCGCTGCTGCTGCTGACCATCCTGGCCGTGCTGATCTACCGCGGCATCTGCCACCCGGTGCGCCGCCTGGAGGGGATCATGACCGGCATGAGTCAGGACCTGGATCTGTCGGTGCGCGCACGGGTTGCCGGCAGCGACGAAGTCGCGCGCATGGGCCAGGCCTTCGATCACCTGGTCGAGTCGTTCGCCGCCACGCTGTCCCAGGTCAAGCACAACGCCCATCAGCTGGTCGGCGCGGCCGATGCGCTGCAGGCAGTGTCGGGCCGTGCGGCGAACGCGGCAGAAACCCAGACCGAATCGTCCACCGAGATCGCCGCCGCAGTCGAGGAAATGGCCAGCGGCATCGCCATGGTCAAGGACAATACCCGCGAGTCACAGCAGATGGTGTGCGACATGCAAAACAGCCTGGACACCGGCCGCGCGCGCATGGGCGAAACCAGTGGTGTGATGCGCGACACCTCGGCGGCGCTCGGCCGGGCCGGCGAATCGATCGGCCAGCTGCGCGAGAAGTCGCAGAGCATCAGCACCATCATCACCGCCATCCGCGAGATTGCCGACCAGACCAATCTGCTGGCGCTCAATGCCGCCATCGAGGCGGCCCGTGCCGGCGAGAGCGGACGCGGCTTCGCCGTGGTGGCGGACGAGGTGCGCAAGCTGGCCGAACGCACCGCCCAGCAGACACTGGAGATCACCACGCTGGTCGACGGCATCCGCCAGGAGACCTTCGCCGCCGCCCAACTGATGGACTCCGCCCGCAGCCAGATGGACCTGGGACTCGAGCGAGTCGGCCTGACCGTGTCCGACCTCGACGGCATCCATCGCCAGGCCAGCGATTCGGCGCTCAAGTGCGAGGAAACCGCTGCCGCCATGCAGCAGCAGACCGCCGCCAGCGCCGACGTGGCGCAGAACGTCGCCCGCATCGCCGCGCTGGCCGAAGACAACTCGACCATCGTGCACCAGGCGGCGGAACTGGCCACCCAGCTCAACCAGACCGCCGGTGACCTGGTCGCCATGGTCGACCGTTTCAAGCACGAACAGAGGGGCTGA
- the narI gene encoding respiratory nitrate reductase subunit gamma, whose protein sequence is MNTLHQILFGVYPYIALSIFLLGSLVRFDREQYSWKSESSQILHRGSLRLGNILFHIGIIGLFLGHGVGLLTPVAVWDALGVSHSFKQGFAMTAGGIMGTLCLLGVLILLHRRLSSERLAANTTWRDKLVLLWILATVILGLSTIPVSAQHMDGHEMVLLMTWAQHIVTLQGDAASYIANASIVFKIHLFMGMSLFVIFPFTRLVHVWSGFAAVGYLGRAWQLVRPRA, encoded by the coding sequence ATGAATACCTTGCATCAAATCCTGTTCGGGGTGTACCCGTACATCGCGCTGTCGATCTTCCTGTTGGGAAGCCTGGTGCGCTTCGACCGCGAGCAATACAGCTGGAAGAGCGAATCGAGCCAGATCCTGCACCGCGGCAGCCTGCGGCTCGGCAACATCCTGTTCCACATCGGCATCATCGGCCTGTTCCTGGGGCACGGCGTCGGCCTGTTGACCCCGGTGGCGGTGTGGGACGCGCTGGGTGTTTCCCATAGCTTCAAGCAGGGCTTCGCCATGACCGCCGGCGGCATCATGGGCACGCTGTGCCTGCTCGGTGTGCTGATCCTGCTGCATCGCCGCCTCAGCAGCGAGCGCCTGGCCGCCAACACCACCTGGCGCGACAAGCTGGTGCTGCTGTGGATCCTGGCCACCGTGATCCTCGGCCTGTCCACCATTCCCGTCTCCGCTCAGCACATGGACGGTCACGAAATGGTGCTGCTGATGACCTGGGCGCAGCACATCGTCACCCTGCAGGGCGACGCCGCCAGCTACATCGCCAATGCCTCGATCGTGTTCAAGATCCACCTGTTCATGGGCATGAGCCTGTTCGTGATCTTCCCGTTCACCCGTCTGGTGCACGTGTGGAGCGGCTTCGCCGCCGTGGGCTATTTGGGCCGGGCCTGGCAGCTGGTGCGTCCGCGCGCTTAA